A genome region from Tolypothrix sp. PCC 7712 includes the following:
- the pdhA gene encoding pyruvate dehydrogenase (acetyl-transferring) E1 component subunit alpha: protein MVQERTLPTFNAANVKITKEEGLRLYEDMVLGRFFEDKCAEMYYRGKMFGFVHLYNGQEAVSTGVIQGAMRPGEDYVSSTYRDHVHALSAGVPAREVMAELFGKSTGCSKGRGGSMHMFSAEHRLLGGYAFVAEGIPVAAGAAFQSKYRREVLGDQSADQVTACFFGDGAANNGQFFETLNMAALWKLPILFVIENNKWAIGMAHDRATSDPEIYKKASAFNMAGVEVDGMDVLAVRAVAQEAVARARAGEGPTVIEALTYRFRGHSLADPDELRSKAEKEFWFARDPIKKLAAYLVEHNLSDQEELKGIDRKIQGVIDDAVKFAESSPEPDPSELYRFVFAEDE, encoded by the coding sequence ATGGTTCAAGAACGCACGTTACCCACCTTTAATGCCGCTAATGTCAAGATAACCAAAGAAGAAGGCTTGCGGTTATATGAGGACATGGTCTTAGGGCGCTTTTTTGAAGACAAATGCGCCGAAATGTACTATAGAGGCAAAATGTTTGGTTTTGTCCATTTGTACAACGGTCAAGAAGCCGTTTCCACTGGCGTGATTCAAGGGGCGATGCGACCTGGAGAAGATTATGTTTCCAGTACCTACCGCGATCACGTCCACGCTTTAAGTGCGGGAGTTCCAGCCAGAGAAGTCATGGCAGAGTTATTTGGCAAATCCACAGGTTGTAGCAAAGGCCGTGGTGGTTCCATGCATATGTTCTCTGCAGAACATCGCTTACTAGGTGGTTATGCTTTCGTGGCTGAAGGTATCCCTGTAGCAGCTGGTGCAGCTTTTCAAAGCAAATACCGCCGCGAGGTATTAGGCGATCAAAGTGCTGACCAAGTTACAGCTTGCTTTTTTGGCGATGGTGCTGCTAATAACGGTCAGTTCTTTGAAACCCTCAATATGGCAGCTTTATGGAAACTGCCAATTCTATTTGTGATCGAAAATAACAAGTGGGCAATTGGTATGGCTCACGATCGCGCTACTTCTGACCCAGAAATTTACAAAAAAGCTAGTGCCTTTAACATGGCGGGTGTAGAAGTAGATGGTATGGATGTGCTAGCTGTGCGTGCTGTTGCCCAAGAAGCTGTCGCCCGTGCCCGTGCTGGAGAAGGCCCGACTGTAATTGAAGCATTAACTTACCGTTTCCGCGGTCACTCCCTAGCAGATCCAGACGAACTACGCAGCAAAGCTGAGAAAGAATTCTGGTTTGCCCGCGATCCAATTAAGAAGCTAGCAGCTTATTTAGTTGAACACAATTTGTCAGATCAAGAAGAACTCAAAGGCATCGATCGCAAAATTCAGGGTGTCATCGACGATGCGGTGAAATTCGCCGAAAGTAGCCCCGAACCAGATCCTAGCGAGTTATATCGCTTTGTGTTTGCAGAAGACGAGTAA
- a CDS encoding IMS domain-containing protein has protein sequence MRIPLDYYRILGLPLAASEEQLRQAYSDRIVQLPRREYSQAAISSRKQLIEEAYVVLSDPKERSSYDQLYLAHAYDPDGNASTSVAVENRSGQTNGAIDNQSLSIEISQEELVGALLILQDLGEYEIVLKLGKPYLVHKNNGGEGKTANNLADAEARESDRPDVVLTIALACLELGREQWQQGHYENAANSLETGLEVLSREELFPTVQAEIQADLYKLRPYRILELLALPETNVAERRQGLELLQNILDDRGGIDGNSNDESGLNIDDFLRFIQQLRNHLTVAEQHKLFEAESKRPSAVATYLAVYALIARGFVQRQPALIRQAKQMLMRLGKRQDVHLEQSLCALLLGQTEEATRVLELSQEYEALAFIREKSQDSPDLLPGLCLYGEQWLQHEVFPHFRDLNKQTASLKSYFAQPQVQAYLEVLPSDAETTDESAVINRQPLSPPPNNNTQNRNNSPGSSRQFRHSRPPDPDLPETPRWRSSTPISGSYRTPDAPATQFSSGERTAKEPQQNLNGAARVSPPEQTSGRRRRKPTQNTNRERALEPRQRYPQRRRNFANSLEGKTRLVWTVLVSLIVIVVFWLIVSTTFGFVRSLFHPSPRLEGEQLSIEINQPIIQIPDPNSKPQSPDGPLTTTTAEEIIGSWLSTKAAALGPNHEVDNLQQILTGSSLLQWRSIALQDKSENRYRKYEHSHKVESVEKIDNDSDRTAVEATVKEITQFYQHGQLKKASDETLRVKYNLVRQEGIWRIQSMSVINKITLNF, from the coding sequence GTGCGAATTCCGCTAGATTACTACCGAATTTTAGGACTACCGTTAGCGGCAAGTGAAGAACAATTGCGGCAAGCATATAGCGATCGCATTGTACAGTTGCCGCGACGAGAGTATTCTCAAGCAGCAATTTCTTCGCGCAAACAACTTATAGAAGAAGCTTACGTGGTTTTATCAGATCCCAAAGAACGTAGCAGTTACGATCAGCTGTATCTTGCCCATGCTTATGACCCTGATGGTAATGCTTCTACGTCCGTAGCAGTTGAAAACCGCTCCGGACAAACAAATGGTGCAATTGACAACCAAAGTCTAAGTATTGAAATTTCTCAGGAGGAGTTAGTTGGTGCTTTACTAATTTTGCAGGACTTAGGCGAGTACGAAATAGTACTGAAATTAGGAAAGCCATATTTAGTCCATAAAAATAATGGGGGAGAAGGCAAAACAGCCAATAATTTAGCCGACGCAGAAGCCAGAGAAAGCGATCGCCCTGATGTGGTACTCACCATTGCTTTAGCCTGCTTAGAATTGGGGCGGGAGCAATGGCAGCAAGGCCATTACGAAAACGCCGCCAATTCTTTAGAAACTGGTCTGGAAGTTTTATCTCGCGAAGAGTTATTTCCCACCGTCCAGGCGGAAATTCAAGCAGATCTTTATAAATTGCGACCATATCGGATTCTGGAATTACTAGCATTACCAGAAACCAACGTCGCTGAACGTCGCCAAGGTCTGGAATTATTGCAAAACATCCTAGACGATCGCGGTGGCATTGATGGCAATAGTAATGATGAATCAGGTCTGAACATTGATGACTTTTTGCGATTTATCCAGCAGTTACGTAACCACTTAACCGTCGCAGAACAGCACAAGTTATTTGAAGCAGAAAGCAAACGTCCTTCTGCTGTTGCTACCTATTTGGCTGTTTATGCCTTGATAGCACGGGGTTTTGTGCAACGTCAACCAGCATTGATTCGCCAAGCCAAGCAAATGCTGATGCGTTTGGGTAAGCGCCAAGATGTGCATTTAGAACAATCACTCTGTGCGCTGTTACTTGGGCAAACTGAAGAAGCCACCCGCGTTTTAGAACTCAGCCAAGAATACGAGGCTTTAGCTTTTATTCGCGAAAAATCTCAAGATTCTCCAGATTTGTTACCTGGGTTGTGTCTCTACGGAGAACAGTGGTTACAACATGAAGTGTTTCCCCACTTCCGAGATTTAAACAAGCAGACAGCTTCTTTAAAGAGTTACTTTGCTCAACCACAGGTACAAGCCTATTTAGAAGTTCTGCCCTCGGATGCGGAAACAACTGATGAGTCGGCTGTAATTAACCGTCAACCTTTATCGCCACCACCAAATAACAATACCCAGAACCGTAACAACAGTCCTGGGAGTTCTCGACAATTCCGTCATAGCAGACCTCCTGACCCAGATTTACCAGAAACCCCTAGATGGAGATCATCTACCCCCATATCTGGTAGCTATCGCACACCCGATGCGCCAGCAACGCAGTTTTCATCTGGCGAACGCACAGCTAAAGAACCCCAGCAAAACTTAAATGGTGCTGCTAGAGTTTCCCCACCAGAGCAAACTTCTGGGCGCAGGCGGCGCAAGCCAACTCAAAATACTAACCGAGAACGTGCATTAGAACCACGACAACGTTATCCGCAAAGACGGCGTAATTTTGCCAACTCCCTAGAAGGTAAAACCCGCCTTGTATGGACTGTGCTGGTTTCTTTGATTGTCATAGTTGTTTTTTGGTTGATCGTTTCCACAACCTTTGGATTTGTCAGAAGTCTGTTTCATCCGTCGCCAAGGTTAGAAGGCGAACAATTATCAATAGAAATTAATCAACCTATTATCCAGATTCCTGACCCCAACAGCAAACCACAATCGCCAGACGGGCCTTTAACAACTACGACAGCCGAGGAAATCATTGGGAGTTGGTTATCTACCAAAGCTGCGGCTTTAGGGCCAAATCATGAGGTTGATAATTTACAACAAATTCTTACTGGTTCATCTTTATTGCAATGGCGCTCAATTGCCCTGCAAGATAAATCTGAGAATCGTTATCGGAAATACGAGCATAGCCACAAGGTAGAATCTGTAGAGAAAATTGATAACGATAGCGATCGCACAGCCGTGGAAGCTACAGTCAAGGAAATCACTCAGTTCTATCAACATGGTCAACTGAAGAAGGCTTCTGACGAAACTTTGCGTGTTAAATATAACTTGGTTCGTCAAGAAGGTATTTGGCGCATCCAAAGTATGTCAGTTATCAATAAAATCACTCTGAACTTTTAA
- a CDS encoding DUF4912 domain-containing protein, whose amino-acid sequence MAKERPPLEEMTLRQLRKVASEYGISRYSRMRKSQLLASIQEVQRSKFSLSPSRSLEAQETVEAAKFELGQEDRNGGLLIDVDEELGDLPAGYGESRIVLLPRDPQWAYTYWDVPNEHKEELRRQGGQQLALRIYDVTDINIDFQSPHSLQEYPADELAREWYLPIPVSDRDYVIDIGYRAVDGRWLVLARSARVHIPPVYPSDWIEDVFVTVNFEEDLRGKTVYELVPPAKKIATTAYANGNPIYDQIFGMAESAEAQRVAGSLFGSMQHVPGSVTPEQAISSYIFPSGVGMWAVPTTSGLNMSGVGMSGVGFSASAVPVRPRKFWLIADAELIVYGATEPDATVTIGGRPIKLNPDGTFRFQMSFQDGLIDYPILAVAADGEQTRSIHMKFNRETPSRNTNTKDEAVLEWLS is encoded by the coding sequence ATGGCAAAAGAACGCCCGCCGCTAGAGGAGATGACATTGCGGCAATTACGCAAAGTAGCGAGTGAATATGGCATTTCTCGCTATAGCCGGATGCGTAAATCACAATTACTGGCATCGATTCAGGAAGTTCAGCGCAGCAAGTTTTCACTTAGTCCATCTCGTTCACTGGAGGCACAGGAAACCGTGGAAGCAGCAAAATTCGAGTTAGGTCAAGAAGATCGCAATGGTGGTTTGCTCATTGATGTTGATGAGGAACTAGGAGATCTACCTGCTGGTTACGGTGAAAGCCGGATTGTACTTTTACCACGCGATCCCCAGTGGGCTTACACCTACTGGGATGTTCCCAATGAGCATAAAGAAGAACTACGGAGACAAGGGGGACAACAGTTAGCGCTGCGGATTTATGATGTTACCGACATCAACATTGATTTCCAAAGTCCCCACAGCTTGCAAGAATATCCTGCTGATGAATTGGCTAGAGAATGGTATCTACCAATTCCTGTGAGCGATCGCGACTATGTAATTGATATTGGCTATCGTGCTGTTGACGGACGCTGGTTAGTTCTAGCACGTTCTGCACGTGTACATATTCCTCCTGTCTATCCTTCAGACTGGATTGAGGATGTATTCGTCACCGTCAACTTTGAAGAAGACTTGCGTGGTAAGACTGTTTACGAATTGGTTCCCCCAGCCAAGAAAATTGCTACCACAGCTTATGCTAACGGTAACCCCATTTACGACCAAATCTTTGGTATGGCGGAATCTGCTGAAGCACAACGGGTTGCAGGTTCTCTGTTTGGTTCCATGCAGCACGTACCTGGCTCTGTAACACCAGAACAGGCTATCAGCTCCTACATTTTCCCATCTGGTGTAGGTATGTGGGCAGTTCCCACCACCTCTGGTTTAAATATGTCTGGTGTAGGAATGTCTGGCGTTGGCTTCTCCGCCTCTGCTGTACCAGTACGTCCTCGCAAGTTCTGGTTAATTGCTGATGCTGAATTAATTGTCTATGGTGCAACTGAACCAGATGCTACCGTTACAATTGGCGGTCGTCCAATTAAGCTGAATCCAGATGGTACATTCCGCTTCCAAATGTCCTTCCAAGATGGTTTAATCGACTATCCTATCTTGGCTGTTGCTGCTGATGGCGAGCAAACCCGCTCAATTCACATGAAGTTTAATCGTGAAACCCCATCCCGCAATACCAATACTAAAGACGAAGCCGTTTTAGAATGGCTGTCTTAA
- a CDS encoding phosphodiester glycosidase family protein — MKKLFLLSIFVIALNLLSGCRDNTSNAAQESAKIACIGKNANFSIEFFKANNLGKKFDRGINHVVVFNPRSEKLDFKVNVGLAHKLYAKNSQGKLRKEYVPKIFREIIADENSKLNGQTPIAAINADYIGTDNKPQGLNISRGFEYSGDFKNKRSSFGVSGGNPKNRKATIQAGRRKEEILNYNLVGGNGRFYRDGKFKDICNDLGEFACKQATNRSLAAITDKGYVILLVNDAKANSNIEFSQNNQELLPENFDDVLAGIASNNCLGKIQEGILFDGGMSPGLFYNNKIYVENAGPIGSVFLIYKK, encoded by the coding sequence ATGAAAAAATTATTTTTATTATCTATTTTTGTAATCGCACTCAATCTATTATCTGGCTGTAGAGATAATACATCCAATGCAGCTCAAGAATCAGCGAAAATTGCTTGCATTGGCAAAAATGCTAATTTTAGTATTGAGTTCTTCAAAGCTAATAATCTAGGGAAAAAATTTGATAGAGGGATCAATCATGTGGTTGTGTTTAACCCCCGCTCAGAAAAATTAGATTTTAAGGTAAATGTTGGACTTGCTCATAAACTTTACGCCAAAAATAGTCAAGGAAAATTGCGTAAGGAATATGTGCCAAAAATCTTTCGGGAAATCATTGCTGATGAAAATTCTAAATTAAACGGACAAACTCCCATAGCAGCAATTAATGCTGATTATATAGGCACTGATAACAAACCCCAAGGTTTAAATATTTCTCGCGGATTTGAGTATTCTGGAGACTTTAAAAATAAACGTTCTTCTTTTGGTGTATCTGGAGGTAACCCAAAAAATAGAAAAGCCACTATCCAGGCTGGTAGAAGAAAAGAGGAAATTCTTAATTACAACTTGGTAGGAGGTAATGGGAGATTTTATCGGGACGGAAAGTTTAAAGATATTTGTAATGATTTGGGAGAGTTTGCTTGTAAACAGGCGACGAATCGCTCTTTAGCTGCTATTACCGATAAAGGATATGTAATTTTGTTAGTGAATGATGCAAAAGCTAATTCTAATATTGAATTTTCTCAAAATAATCAAGAATTATTACCCGAGAATTTTGATGATGTTTTAGCAGGCATTGCCAGTAATAATTGTTTAGGTAAAATTCAAGAAGGAATATTATTTGATGGTGGGATGTCTCCCGGATTATTTTATAATAATAAAATATATGTAGAAAATGCAGGGCCGATTGGTTCAGTGTTTTTAATATATAAAAAATAA
- a CDS encoding secondary thiamine-phosphate synthase enzyme YjbQ, producing the protein MPIVNQLIEIPTQAGINIHNITPQIQDCIASTSIQNGQALIFSRHTTTALAINENEERLLEDIKGFLRKLAPESDRYLHNDLHLRVVPEDEPMNAHSHLMAMMLSTSEVIPIVDGKLALGTWQSVLFFELDGPRQRTVFVQISGE; encoded by the coding sequence ATGCCAATTGTGAATCAGCTAATTGAAATTCCAACCCAAGCAGGAATTAATATTCATAACATTACGCCCCAGATTCAGGATTGTATTGCTTCTACATCGATTCAAAATGGACAGGCTTTAATATTTTCTCGCCACACAACAACGGCCTTAGCTATTAACGAAAATGAAGAAAGACTGTTAGAAGATATCAAAGGATTCTTGCGGAAATTAGCACCAGAATCTGACCGATATTTACATAATGATTTGCATTTAAGAGTTGTCCCAGAAGATGAACCAATGAATGCTCATTCTCATTTGATGGCAATGATGCTCAGTACTAGTGAAGTAATTCCGATTGTGGATGGAAAATTAGCTTTAGGAACTTGGCAATCAGTTTTATTTTTTGAATTAGATGGCCCGCGACAAAGAACAGTTTTTGTACAAATTTCTGGAGAGTAA
- a CDS encoding DUF928 domain-containing protein, which translates to MKFYRWKMGLALALALAFIGFGASKGKAQPFQHRQQILASTTSPIKQNSSQQSQPKPATASPVKFKRPPLSPRGAPGNRKGGGTRDGYICSALEIKERLMALVPAVESEPGISHVWGLTLEASPTLWFYVPYQPQDIKVGELEIWDETDPDPRNYQQTYQGTFKVTDTPGAIALTLPSTVKLEPGKNYHWYLTLNMNCDREAQAVNVNGWIQRVKLSNSLPPQQSTERNRVIFYAENGIWYDAITLLAQMRRRQPQTQILLTDWQKLFRDIGLEEFANKPIVPCCQPGIRDYTNLGF; encoded by the coding sequence ATGAAGTTTTATCGCTGGAAAATGGGACTAGCTTTGGCATTAGCCTTAGCTTTCATTGGTTTTGGTGCGAGTAAAGGAAAAGCCCAACCTTTTCAACATCGCCAACAAATCCTTGCTTCGACTACATCCCCGATTAAGCAAAATTCCTCACAGCAGTCCCAACCCAAACCCGCAACTGCTTCCCCAGTGAAGTTTAAGCGCCCGCCACTGTCACCACGCGGCGCACCAGGTAATCGCAAAGGCGGCGGAACTCGTGACGGATATATTTGTTCAGCGCTGGAAATTAAAGAACGGCTGATGGCTTTAGTTCCGGCTGTAGAATCAGAGCCAGGAATCAGCCATGTTTGGGGATTAACCCTGGAAGCTTCTCCCACTCTTTGGTTTTATGTTCCTTATCAACCGCAAGATATCAAGGTTGGTGAATTAGAAATCTGGGACGAAACCGATCCAGATCCGAGAAATTATCAGCAAACTTATCAAGGAACTTTCAAAGTTACCGACACACCAGGAGCGATCGCTCTCACTCTCCCATCGACAGTAAAATTAGAACCAGGTAAAAACTACCATTGGTATTTAACCCTGAATATGAATTGCGATCGCGAAGCGCAAGCTGTCAATGTCAACGGCTGGATTCAACGAGTTAAATTGAGCAATAGTCTTCCCCCACAGCAATCAACTGAACGCAATCGAGTTATTTTCTATGCCGAAAATGGCATTTGGTACGACGCTATAACTTTATTAGCCCAAATGCGCCGTCGCCAACCACAAACACAAATCTTACTCACAGATTGGCAAAAATTGTTCAGGGATATTGGACTAGAAGAGTTTGCAAACAAACCTATTGTACCTTGCTGTCAGCCGGGGATTCGAGATTATACCAATTTGGGATTTTAG
- a CDS encoding CHASE2 domain-containing protein: MPRVAVLKIGRGNFHQGFEVSLELREDGGLPVGEIEGRLGANTDIEGLYFLWQQSFRSLSAIARNDGWEIESSLPTNRATREITDDCWQRMRQVEANLNEWLQPSGELGWQKIRERLSKELATQADTLRLAIKARDPILWKLPWHSWDLLSSYPNVGVSYSPVEYESWEIAKHQTQSDRVRLLAIFGDNQNLDLAADRQAIDNLQETESVFYHQPQARDLIAQLRNPQGWDIFFFAGHSQTIEQRGRISLSARESIETDQFKHALREAVQKGLKIAIFNSCEGLGLAQQLADLHVPIIIVMQEIVPDVVAQSFLKEFLREYAGGQPLYSAVRHAQERLEEFTELPGATWLPMIYQNPAEVPPTWQDLRPKKRQHRFGLDWQHLPNILVKSLVATGLVMAVRFVGGLQPVELWAFDQMTRLQSDRGIDERLLIVKVTEQDIQQQRQYPLSDRVILQTLEKLQAHQPRAIGLDIYRDFPVEPGYRELAAHIKKNSNLVTICEVSHPEAKANKFGVASPPASPPENVGFSDIAVEPDGTVRRYLLHLNPGDSVCQVPYAFSAELALRYLDAEGIQPEATSDGNLQLGSTVFQPLEKHTGFYHNIDPRGHQVLLSYRSFTKVAREVTLTEVLQNDFKPQWVKNRIVLIGVVAQSVGDRFSTPFSNEIDKKMPGVVIHAQMVSQMLSIAKQERPLLQFWPQTLDAVWIGSWALTGGLCVWVFHGLVYRRIAIASAMIILGSLCLSLFSIGICAPLVPSVIALVISYIITTKTVIGKRMKDEG, encoded by the coding sequence ATGCCCAGGGTAGCAGTTCTAAAAATTGGCAGAGGAAACTTTCACCAAGGGTTTGAAGTATCCCTAGAACTGAGAGAAGATGGCGGTTTGCCTGTAGGGGAAATTGAAGGTAGACTTGGCGCTAATACAGATATTGAAGGCTTGTATTTTTTATGGCAACAGTCCTTTCGTAGTCTCAGCGCGATTGCTCGCAATGATGGGTGGGAAATTGAGTCAAGTTTACCAACAAATCGCGCTACTAGGGAGATTACTGACGACTGCTGGCAAAGAATGCGACAGGTGGAAGCTAACCTGAACGAATGGCTGCAACCTTCTGGGGAACTGGGGTGGCAAAAAATCCGCGAAAGGTTAAGCAAGGAACTCGCTACTCAGGCTGATACGCTGCGGTTAGCTATCAAAGCTAGAGATCCGATCCTCTGGAAACTACCTTGGCATAGCTGGGATTTGCTATCAAGTTATCCCAATGTGGGGGTGAGCTACAGTCCGGTAGAATATGAATCTTGGGAAATTGCCAAACATCAAACTCAAAGCGATCGCGTGCGGTTGTTGGCGATTTTCGGGGATAATCAAAACCTAGATTTAGCTGCGGATCGTCAAGCAATTGACAATCTCCAGGAAACAGAGTCAGTTTTTTACCATCAACCCCAAGCGCGAGATTTAATCGCCCAGCTACGAAATCCCCAAGGCTGGGATATCTTCTTTTTTGCTGGGCATAGCCAAACGATAGAACAAAGGGGGCGAATTAGTCTCAGCGCTAGAGAAAGTATTGAAACTGACCAATTTAAACACGCTTTGCGAGAAGCAGTGCAAAAAGGCTTAAAAATCGCCATTTTTAATTCTTGTGAAGGATTGGGATTAGCCCAGCAGTTAGCTGATTTGCACGTCCCGATTATTATTGTCATGCAGGAGATTGTCCCCGATGTCGTCGCGCAATCGTTTCTCAAGGAATTTCTGCGAGAATATGCTGGCGGACAACCTTTATATAGTGCTGTACGCCATGCCCAGGAACGACTAGAGGAATTTACGGAGTTACCTGGGGCTACTTGGTTACCAATGATTTATCAAAATCCGGCTGAGGTGCCGCCGACTTGGCAGGATTTACGCCCGAAAAAGCGTCAGCATCGCTTTGGGCTTGACTGGCAGCATTTGCCAAATATCTTGGTGAAAAGCTTGGTAGCTACTGGTTTAGTGATGGCAGTACGTTTTGTTGGGGGACTTCAGCCTGTGGAATTGTGGGCTTTTGACCAGATGACACGCTTACAAAGCGATCGCGGTATTGATGAGCGTCTACTGATTGTAAAAGTTACAGAACAAGATATTCAACAGCAGCGACAATATCCCCTGAGCGATCGCGTCATTTTACAAACTCTCGAAAAACTTCAGGCGCATCAACCTAGAGCCATTGGCTTGGATATCTACCGCGATTTTCCTGTAGAACCAGGATATCGCGAGCTAGCTGCACATATCAAAAAAAACTCAAACTTGGTAACAATCTGCGAAGTCAGCCATCCAGAAGCCAAAGCCAACAAATTTGGAGTTGCTTCACCCCCAGCTAGTCCCCCTGAGAATGTCGGCTTTAGCGATATCGCAGTTGAACCAGATGGAACAGTGCGCCGTTATTTGTTGCATTTAAATCCAGGCGATTCAGTTTGCCAAGTCCCTTATGCTTTCAGTGCGGAATTAGCCTTACGTTACCTCGATGCTGAAGGTATTCAACCAGAAGCAACATCAGATGGCAATTTACAGCTTGGCTCTACCGTTTTTCAACCATTAGAAAAGCATACAGGTTTTTATCACAACATTGACCCTCGCGGTCATCAAGTCTTGCTCAGTTATCGTTCTTTCACAAAAGTCGCTAGGGAAGTCACGCTCACAGAAGTTCTCCAAAATGATTTTAAACCCCAGTGGGTGAAAAACAGGATTGTGTTGATTGGCGTTGTCGCTCAATCAGTAGGCGATCGCTTTTCTACTCCCTTTAGTAACGAAATTGACAAGAAAATGCCTGGTGTAGTGATTCACGCCCAAATGGTGAGTCAAATGCTGAGTATCGCCAAACAAGAACGCCCCTTACTACAGTTTTGGCCCCAAACCTTAGATGCAGTTTGGATTGGGAGTTGGGCACTTACGGGGGGTTTATGCGTCTGGGTATTTCATGGGCTGGTTTATCGGCGGATTGCGATCGCCTCAGCCATGATTATTCTTGGTAGCCTCTGCTTGTCTTTGTTCAGTATCGGCATTTGTGCGCCCTTAGTTCCTTCAGTAATTGCTTTGGTGATTAGCTACATAATTACAACTAAGACGGTAATAGGGAAAAGGATGAAGGATGAAGGATGA
- a CDS encoding DUF1822 family protein has translation MLNLRKLVTTYPNHLWLTLSQELQQAAWQQSQSHANAAACCQAYLNYLCVKTFIPWLEAWLAEDNPQANNKNSIFSPTKWDSLWEFVNGTPIDLGEIRLVLIPSDTSDLGEFAVPCEWVDIPSWRKDYYLAVQINLGNPEQSWLRLWGYVSYQKLKSQGIYDESDRTYYIHQEALAEDITQMLLLPQSDVIPQAAPSQLSTQVAEEFFTQLSNPSIYSPRLAVPFEQWAALIVDEQSRQKLYQQRLKLATTPTANSATVNLRQWLQQADSIITEIWQAVDALLTQPELGAVRSAEMSVSAEAIAPVIRLIKSNRPEKERCQAAGVLGQIGIGHPEAIAALIELLHTANDEETRWEAALSLGKIAPHHPQAGISRARLIDLGMQLGDCKVALIITIRPKTEEKIGVRLQVQPISQQHKLPPNLMLSVISGGETRLQAQTRSDEQGEGKDKVLQLGFSPPPGTQFQVQVTLNEVRVCENFVG, from the coding sequence ATGCTAAATTTGCGAAAACTTGTCACTACATATCCTAACCATCTCTGGTTGACTTTATCACAAGAGCTGCAACAAGCAGCTTGGCAGCAATCCCAATCTCACGCTAATGCTGCTGCTTGCTGTCAAGCATATCTCAATTATTTGTGCGTAAAAACTTTTATTCCCTGGCTGGAGGCTTGGTTAGCAGAAGACAACCCCCAAGCTAACAATAAAAACAGTATTTTTTCTCCTACAAAGTGGGATTCTCTCTGGGAATTTGTCAATGGGACTCCCATTGATTTAGGAGAAATCCGCTTAGTTTTAATTCCTAGCGACACCAGCGATTTAGGAGAATTTGCTGTTCCTTGCGAGTGGGTTGATATTCCTAGCTGGCGCAAAGATTATTACCTCGCCGTGCAAATTAATTTAGGCAATCCTGAACAATCTTGGCTGCGATTATGGGGATATGTAAGCTATCAAAAACTCAAGAGTCAGGGGATATATGATGAGAGCGATCGCACTTACTATATTCATCAGGAAGCTTTGGCGGAAGATATCACCCAAATGCTACTCCTTCCCCAGTCAGATGTTATCCCCCAAGCCGCACCATCGCAGTTATCAACACAAGTAGCTGAGGAGTTCTTCACCCAGTTAAGCAATCCTTCCATATATTCCCCCAGACTAGCAGTGCCTTTTGAACAGTGGGCAGCGTTAATTGTAGACGAGCAGTCGCGGCAAAAACTATACCAGCAACGCCTAAAATTAGCTACAACCCCAACAGCAAATTCAGCAACAGTTAACTTGCGCCAGTGGTTACAGCAAGCAGACAGCATAATTACGGAAATCTGGCAAGCAGTTGATGCGCTTTTAACACAACCAGAGTTAGGTGCAGTGCGGAGTGCAGAAATGAGCGTTTCTGCGGAAGCGATCGCACCCGTCATCCGCCTGATTAAATCCAATCGCCCAGAGAAAGAACGCTGTCAAGCCGCCGGGGTGTTAGGACAAATCGGCATTGGTCATCCCGAAGCGATCGCAGCGTTGATAGAATTGTTACATACTGCCAATGATGAGGAAACCCGTTGGGAAGCTGCTTTAAGTTTAGGTAAAATCGCTCCCCATCATCCCCAAGCTGGTATTAGTAGAGCCAGGCTAATTGATTTGGGAATGCAGCTAGGAGATTGCAAAGTCGCGCTAATTATCACCATCCGACCGAAAACTGAGGAGAAAATCGGCGTACGGCTACAAGTGCAACCGATTAGCCAGCAACACAAGCTACCACCAAATCTCATGTTAAGTGTGATTTCCGGTGGAGAAACTCGCTTGCAAGCCCAAACAAGAAGTGACGAACAAGGTGAAGGGAAAGATAAAGTTCTCCAATTAGGCTTTAGCCCACCACCAGGAACGCAATTTCAGGTACAAGTAACATTGAATGAGGTTAGGGTGTGTGAGAATTTTGTAGGGTAA